The Cottoperca gobio chromosome 22, fCotGob3.1, whole genome shotgun sequence genome contains a region encoding:
- the rsrp1 gene encoding arginine/serine-rich protein 1 — translation MAKGEESHSEMAHDRQSDGINVIFDQNSPASSRSRSRSRSSSGSKLSPGSGRFRGRGSHRRRHKSSSSSRSPTHTRSRSHTRCRRPSSHCRCDNHRKNGRGRQSPPRRSRAHSRSSSRRSRRAASPSSQSITHRGDSRSGSSENSVNLSLDDKGELLTAAKVIATTILEVEKLELPESVKPILLEQSEFKRVSLDTWVRQDPEKTLSQSDEEEPDDMFSSKMSPKRKTISFSINNSLFKPSLASQSSAKVTSRVDSFDSRKPYGHWVRVKSGQSSNVRKHAFATSH, via the exons atggctAAGGGAGAAGAATCGCACTCTGAAATGGCCCACGATCGTCAGAGTGATGGCATCAATGTGATCTTTGACCAAAACAGCCCTGCCTCATCTCGGTCCCGCTCACGATCTAGAAGCAGTAGTGGCAGCAAACTCTCACCTGGCTCTGGCCGCTTTAGGGGACGTGGTAGCCACAGGAGACGCCACAAGTCCTCATCCAGCAGCAGGTCCCCCACTCATACGCGGTCACGCTCTCACACTCGTTGCCGTAGGCCTTCGTCCCACTGCCGCTGTGACAACCATCGCAAAAATGGCCGTGGCCGCCAATCCCCACCACGGCGCTCCAGGGCCCACTCCAGGTCTTCCAGCCGTCGGAGCAGGAGGGCTGCGAGCCCGTCTTCCCAATCCATAACCCACAGAGGCGATTCAAGATCCGGATCTTCAGAGAACTCTGTCAATTTGAGTTTGGATG ACAAAGGAGAACTCCTCACAGCTGCAAAGGTCATTGCTACTACAATCCTAGAAGTGGAAAAGCTGGAGCTTCCTGAGAGTGTGAAACCAATCCTATTGGAGCAGTCGGAGTTCAAACGGGTGTCGCTAGATACATGGGTGAGACAAGACCCTGAAAAGACTCTGTCACAG AGCGATGAGGAGGAGCCTGACGATATGTTCAGCTCTAAGATGTCCCCAAAAAGGAAAACGATCTCTTTCAGCATTAAT aattCTTTGTTCAAACCATCCCTGGCATCTCAATCGAGTGCTAAGGTAACTTCCAGGGTGGACAGCTTTGACAGCAGGAAGCCCTACGGCCACTGGGTTCGGGTCAAATCAGGCCAAAGCTCCAATGTGCGCAAACACGCATTCGCCACATCACACTAG
- the mgst3b gene encoding microsomal glutathione S-transferase 3b, whose product MDMLTVLPSNFGYAIFTYLYSWIMLGYLAVKVGAARKKYDVKYPTMYSDTQQVFNCIQRAHQNTLEVYSQWLVFQTIAALLYPLSASVLGAIWVTSRFSYAWGYYTGDPSKRMNGAYGYIGYFGVIFLSISVALQLLGVF is encoded by the exons ATGGACATGCTGACTGTATTACCGTCCAATTTTGGATATGCCATATTTACCTACCTCTACAGCTGGATTATGCTGGGGTATTTAGCAGTCAAGGTTGGGGCTGCGAGGAAGAAGTACGATGTTAAG TATCCCACTATGTACAGTGACACGCAGCAGGTGTTCAACTGTATCCAGAGAGCACATCAGAACACCCTGGAGGTGTACTCTCAGTGGCTTGTTTTCCAGACCATTGCAGCTCTTCTCTACCCG CTATCAGCATCTGTGCTGGGGGCTATTTGGGTGACCAGCAGGTTTTCCTATGCCTGGGGCTACTACACAGGAG ATCCATCCAAGAGGATGAATGGTGCCTATGGCTACATTGGATACTTCGGTGTCATCTTTCTGTCCATATCTGTAGCCTTGCAATTGCTTGGAGTCTTTTAA
- the tmem50a gene encoding transmembrane protein 50A → MSGFLDGIRCGDCECNVDWGERRNSIASVAAGVLFFTGWWIIIDAAVKYPDEGQFHHAYHTCGVIATVAFLMINAVSNGQVRGDSYSEGCIGQTGARVWLFIGFMLAFGSLIASMWILFGGFVVPQKPVVYPGIAIFFQNAFIFFGGLVFKFGRTEDLWQ, encoded by the exons ATGTCAGGGTTTCTGGACGGAATCCGGTGCGGAGACTGCGAGTGCAATGTGGACTGGGGAGAAAGAAGAAACTCCATCGCATCTGTAGCTGCTGGAGTTTTG TTCTTCACTGGTTGGTGGATCATCatcgatgcagcagtgaaataTCCTGACGAGGGACAGTTTCATCATGCCTATCACACTTGTGGAGTGATCGCTACAGTGGCCTTTCTCAT GATAAATGCTGTTTCAAACGGTCAAGTGAGAGGAGACAGCTACAGTGAAGGCTGCATTGGACAGACAG GCGCTCGAGTGTGGCTCTTCATTGGCTTCATGCTAGCCTTTGGCTCCCTCATCGCCTCTATGTGGATCCTGTTTGGAGGATTTGTAGTGCCTC AAAAGCCTGTCGTGTACCCCGGTATTGCCATTTTCTTCCAAAATGCGTTCATTTTCTTTGG GGGCTTGGTCTTCAAGTTTGGACGTACAGAGGATCTGTGGCAGTAA
- the rhd gene encoding rh blood group, D antigen, with product MAPQYAPSLRSRLAPLLLFLQIGFIVIYAFYIEIESNEKVHGITFSDFYPEFQDVNVMVILGFGFSYTFLMRYSFSGSGFNLLVAVMATQWAIILNGIESWYHRGKIRIDLRSLVVAEMCAASALISIGVVLGKTNPVHLIIIALLEVSGFVLNEWLLQTLLKVQPLNSIMLLHIFGAFFGLTLTWILYRKGSKQQFEKEKFSRKTGLFSVLGTVFLWMFWPSFNSILVDNRTPGRRLEAVLSTYLALAVSAVTATAVSVLSSPKGKFNLIQMQSCMLAGSVAVGVSMPVVHQPWEAMTIGFTAAVVSTVGFRYLKTHMLFAFHCHDTCAVLSTHGLPGLLGWLAHLLLQIRDCDDHTKAVRFAVFHICTILITITSSLCMGLITGLLLKWNFWRPPQDKKCFDDQAFWEFPHLAVQK from the exons ATGGCTCCTCAGTACGCACCAAGTCTGCGCTCCCGTCTGGCACctttgctgctttttctgcAGATAGGGTTCATTGTCATATATGCCTTTTACATTGAGATCGAAAGCAATGAAAAAGTACATGGGATTACCTTCAGCGACTTTTACCCTG AGTTCCAGGATGTGAACGTGATGGTGATTCTAGGTTTTGGTTTCTCCTACACATTTCTAATGCGGTATAGTTTCAGTGGCTCTGGGTTCAACCTCCTTGTGGCTGTCATGGCCACCCAATGGGCTATCATACTCAATGGAATAGAGTCCTGGTATCACAGAGGAAAGATCCGGATTGATTTGAGAAG CTTAGTTGTTGCCGAGATGTGCGCAGCCTCTGCCCTCATTTCAATAGGAGTCGTGCTGGGGAAGACCAACCCTGTCCACCTCATCATCATCGCCCTGCTGGAGGTGTCAGGGTTTGTCCTGAATGAATGGCTCCTCCAGACTTTGCTGAAG GTCCAGCCTCTGAACAGCATCATGCTGCTTCACATCTTTGGGGCCTTCTTTGGGCTCACGTTGACCTGGATCCTGTACCGGAAAGGATCCAAGCAGCaatttgaaaaagagaaatttaGCCGCAAAACAGGATTATTCTCCGTATTGG GGACTGTGTTTCTCTGGATGTTTTGGCCCAGTTTTAATTCAATCCTCGTGGATAACCGTACTCCTGGCAGGAGGCTGGAGGCCGTGCTCAGCACCTACCTGGCCCTGGCTGTCAGTGCTGTAACAGCAACTGCTGTGTCTGTGCTCTCCAGCCCCAAGGGGAAATTCAACCTG ATCCAAATGCAGTCTTGCATGCTTGCTGGTAGTGTTGCAGTTGGGGTTTCCATGCCAGTGGTTCATCAGCCATGGGAAGCAATGACAATCGGATTCACGGCTGCTGTTGTGTCCACCGTTGGATTCCGATATCTCAAG ACCCACATGCTGTTTGCATTTCATTGCCACGACACCTGCGCTGTCCTGAGCACACACGGACTCCCTGGTCTACTGGGATGGCTAGCACATCTCCTCCTACAGATTAGAGACTGTGATGATCACACAAA GGCAGTCCGCTTTGCTGTATTTCACATTTGTACTATCCTCATCACCATCACTTCAAGTCTGTGCATGGGACTCATTACAG GACTCCTACTCAAGTGGAACTTCTGGAGGCCGCCTCAAGACAAGAAATGTTTTGATGATCAGGCTTTCTGGGAG tTTCCCCATCTTGCAGTACAAAAGTAA
- the maco1b gene encoding LOW QUALITY PROTEIN: macoilin-2 (The sequence of the model RefSeq protein was modified relative to this genomic sequence to represent the inferred CDS: deleted 1 base in 1 codon), translated as MKRRNADCSKLRRPLKRNRITEGIYGSTFLYLKFLVVWALVLLADFVLEFRFEYLWPFWLFIRSVYDSFRYQGLAFSVFFVCVAFTSDIICLLFIPVQWLFFAASTYVWVQYVWHTERGVCLPTVSLWILFVYIEAAIRFKDLKNFHVDLCRPFAAHCIGYPVVTLGFGFKSYVSYKMRLRKQKEVQKENEFYMQLLQQALPPEQQMLQRQEREAEEAAAAAKGISEVDTPPVSQNGAPANKKTSAPLPELEYREKGKEGKGGGDAKKQHNSNSILPSSVDSKHQEMEYMENHMNNKRLTTELGSTENLLLKEDNNSSCSSSSSSSSKNYKNASSNAAMVNSSPRGHSATNGSVPSAAPSSSSSSTGKNEKKHKLAVGKGTSGGSHRDPTDNCIPNNQLSKPEALIRLEQDVKKLKADLQASRQVEQDLRSQIGSLGSAERSIRTELSQLRQENELLQNKLHNAVQAKQKDKQAVGQLEKRLKAEQEARATAEKQLADEKKRKKLEEATAARAVALAAASRGECTDTLRRRITELETECKKLTMDIKLKEDQIRELELKVQELHKYKENEKDTEVLMSALSAMQDKTQHLENSLSAETRIKLDLFSALGDAKRQLEIAQGQIPAEGPGDKRSEAEDSGSDGRHAQYLLHGRHQQHDPRGPPLLLQVHGHQSLRPRPQRLRLPATQKVNASSRPLSCLDPPHHLYSSCRPTTFQSARHVCG; from the exons ATGAAGCGGCGCAATGCGGACTGCAGCAAACTCCGACGGCCGTTAAAACGGAACCGAATCACTGAGGGTATATACGGCAG TACCTTCCTGTACCTGAAGTTCCTGGTGGTGTGGGCACTAGTGCTACTGGCAGACTTTGTATTGGAGTTCAGGTTTGAGTACCTCTGGCCGTTCTGGCTCTTCATCCGGAGTGTGTACGACTCCTTTAGATACCAGGGGCTG GCCTTCTCAgtattctttgtgtgtgtggcgttTACCTCGGACATCATTTGCCTCCTCTTCATCCCAGTGCAATGGCTATTCTTTGCTGCTAGTACCTATGTGTGGGTGCAGTATGTTTGGCACACAG agagaggtgtgtgtctgCCCACCGTGTCTCTATGGATACTCTTCGTGTACATAGAGGCAGCCATCAGATTCAAAGACCTGAAGAACTTCCACGTGGACTTGTGTCGTCCTTTTGCTGCACACTG CATTGGCTACCCAGTGGTAACGCTGGGCTTCGGCTTCAAGAGCTATGTAAGCTATAAGATGCGCCTCCGGAAGCAGAAGGAGGTGCAGAAGGAAAACGAGTTTTACATGCAGCTCCTACAGCAGGCTCTGCCTCCAGAGCAACAGATGCTTCAGAGGCAAGAGCGAGAAGCAGAAGAAG cagcagcagcagctaaagGAATATCTGAAGTGGACACACCTCCAGTGTCACAGAATGGCGCTCCAGCCAATAAAAAGACATCGGCACCACTGCCAGAGTTAGAGTAtagagaaaaagggaaagagggaAAAGGCGGTGGGGATGCTAAAAAGCagcacaacagcaacagcatcCTGCCATCATCAGTGGACTCTAAACACCAAGAGATGGAGTATATGGAGAACCATATGAACAACAAGAGACTGACCACAGAGCTGGGCAGCACAGAGAACCTGTTGCTTAAAGAGGACAACaattcctcctgctcctcctcatcatcctcctcctccaaaaactacaaaaatgcTAGCAGCAATGCTGCGATGGTCAACTCCTCGCCCCGCGGCCATAGTGCCACCAACGGCAGCGTACCCTCCGCTGcaccatcatcctcctcctcctccacgggGAAGAACGAAAAGAAGCACAAGTTAGCAGTGGGGAAGGGGACGTCGGGTGGCTCCCACAGGGATCCCACAGACAACTGTATCCCCAACAACCAGCTGAGCAAGCCAGAAGCACTCATTAG ATTGGAGCAGGATGTTAAGAAGTTGAAGGCAGACCTGCAGGCCAGCCGGCAGGTTGAGCAGGACCTGCGCAGCCAGATCGGCTCGCTGGGCAGCGCCGAACGCTCCATTCGCACTGAGCTGAGCCAACTGCGTCAGGAGAACGAGCTGCTGCAGAACAA GCTCCATAATGCTGTGCAGGCAAAGCAAAAGGACAAACAGGCTGTGGGCCAACTGGAGAAGAGGCTT AAAGCAGAGCAGGAGGCTCGAGCCACCGCCGAGAAACAGCTCGCAGACGAAAAGAAGCGAAAGAAGTTAGAGGAAGCCACAGCAGCCAGAGCAGTAGCGCTAGCAGCAGCATCCAG AGGGGAGTGCACAGACACGCTGCGGCGGCGGATCACTGAACTAGAAACAGAGTGTAAGAAACTAACGATGGACATCAAGCTAAAGGAGGACCAGATCAGAGAGCTTGAGCTGAAAGTTCAG GAGCTTCATAAATATAAGGAGAATGAAAAAGACACAGAGGTGCTGATGTCGGCACTGTCAGCCATGCAGGACAAGACCCAGCACCTGGAGAACAGTCTGAGTGCAGAGACCAGGATTAAACTGGACCTCTTCTCTGCGCTGGGAGACGCCAAGAGACAGCTGGAGATTGCACAAG GTCAGATTCCTGCAGAAGGACCAGGAGATAAAAGATCTGAAGCAGAAGATAGCGGAAGTGATGGCCGTCATGCCCAGTATCTCCTACACGGCCGACACCAGCAGCATGACCCCCGTGGCCCCCCACTACTCCTCCAAGTTCATGGACACCAATCCCTCCGGCCTAGACCCCAACGCCTCCGTTTACCAGCCACTCAAAAAGTGAACGCTTCGTCCCGCCCCCTCTCCTGCCTCGATCCTCCCCATCATCTTTATTCTTCCTGCAGGCCCACCACCTTCCAATCTGCTCGGCATGTCTGCGGCTGA